One region of Acropora muricata isolate sample 2 unplaced genomic scaffold, ASM3666990v1 scaffold_756, whole genome shotgun sequence genomic DNA includes:
- the LOC136908228 gene encoding uncharacterized protein, with translation MAWESNKQGGVYKRGAAFPSQKRYQIAASFFRTGSYGAAAAENMCTYDVAKKIVDKFLTNGIFDPGDRGSPPTMMQPWKVAYLEALVTHDPFVYLSEIQTALRDDLNLPPREIPSVPTICRTLLDLDLTRHKASKVPSERFSPENIARRAAFVNWRRTVDPRKLYFVDETAIQLSDGRRTYGRCHTNNNVPLISNRGDEREKMSVLSVICYNHGVLGAYPIHGSFNRVQFNYGVIHYFLPLIERDSFLVMDNASIHNERELRIILAAKNITLVKLPPYSYDFNPIELVFGITKGYVRRWPELLRANVPFAIANAFSQVSVNSVRNFYRKCWQVST, from the coding sequence ATGGCATGGGAAAGCAACAAACAAGGCGGAGTGTACAAACGAGGAGCTGCCTTTCCATCGCAGAAACGATATCAAATTGCCGCCTCTTTCTTTCGTACTGGTTCCTACGGTGCTGCAGCGGCGGAGAACATGTGCACCTATGATGTGGCGAAGAAAATTGTGGACAAATTTTTGACGAACGGCATATTTGATCCAGGAGATCGCGGATCACCGCCCACGATGATGCAACCTTGGAAAGTGGCTTATCTTGAAGCACTTGTCACGCACGATCCATTTGTTTACTTGAGCGAAATTCAAACTGCTCTTCGAGACGACTTAAATTTACCACCTAGAGAGATACCGTCAGTCCCTACAATTTGCAGGACTCTTCTCGATTTAGATTTGACAAGGCACAAGGCTTCCAAAGTACCTTCTGAGAGATTTTCACCGGAGAACATTGCACGACGAGCGGCTTTTGTAAACTGGCGAAGAACTGTGGACCCAAGGAAACTTTATTTTGTCGATGAAACTGCAATTCAACTCTCGGATGGAAGGCGAACCTACGGACGATGTCATACAAATAATAATGTTCCCCTAATATCTAATAGAGGCGACGAAAGAGAGAAAATGTCTGTTTTGAGTGTGATTTGCTACAATCATGGAGTTCTCGGAGCATACCCAATCCATGGAAGCTTCAACAGGGTTCAGTTTAATTACGGTGTAAttcattattttcttcctttaattGAACGTGACTCTTTTTTGGTGATGGACAATGCATCTATTCATAATGAACGAGAACTGAGAATCATACTGGCAGCCAAAAATATCACACTTGTAAAACTACCACCTTATTCTTATGATTTCAATCCAATCGAGTTAGTTTTTGGGATTACAAAAGGTTATGTGAGAAGGTGGCCAGAGCTTCTTAGAGCCAACGTGCCTTTCGCCATAGCAAATGCTTTTTCTCAAGTGTCCGTAAACAGTGTGAGAAATTTTTATCGAAAATGTTGGCAAGTTTCAACTTAA